In Trifolium pratense cultivar HEN17-A07 linkage group LG7, ARS_RC_1.1, whole genome shotgun sequence, a genomic segment contains:
- the LOC123894914 gene encoding probable leucine-rich repeat receptor-like serine/threonine-protein kinase At3g14840 isoform X6: MSINFPLILHILLLAFSLISSFTSAATLLQEEVQVMKEIAKTLGKKDWDFSKDPCSGESNWTSSVQVGGSENAVTCNCSFANATICHIVSIVLKSQNLSGTLPREFVKLPYLQQIDLANNYLNGTIPPQWDSMINLVNISLLGNRLTGPIPKELGKITTLRKLILKFNQLSGNLPPELGNLHQLERLRLCDNQFSGPIPDFIQSWTSLERLVMQGSGLSGPIPSEISYLKSLTDLRISDLNGSESTFPQLLNLTNLQTLVLRSCNLIGRVPEYLGTITNLKSLDLSFNKLSGPIPNTLGGLKNTNLLYLTGNLFTGPLPNWIARPDYTDLSYNNLSIENPEQLTCQQGTVNLFASSSKRSNIGTVSCLGNNSCPKNQYSLRINCGGKLTTSNESLTYDDDSNEVGPASFRQTASNWALSNTGHFFDKNNSLVDYSTWSNKTNLAMENSELYMDARVSPLSLTYYGFCLGNGNYTVNLHFAEIMFTDDQTYNSLGRRIFDIYIQNKLVLKDFNIAKEAGGVGKAIIKKFTAILTTNTLVIRLHWAGKGTTGIPFDSVYGPLISAISVDPDFTPPAEKGSSSIHVRVIVAVVVAGILVIFMVFGFAWWRTCRRQIDPLQRELKGLEFQPGLFTLRQIKAATNNFDIEFKIGEGGFGPVYKGVLSDGTIVAVKQLSSKSKQGNREFINEIGLISALQHPCLVKLYGCCMEGDQLLLIYEYMENNSLACALFAKEKDQLKLAWSTRKKICIGIARGLAYLHEESRLKIVHRDIKATNVLLDKDLNPKISDFGLAKLKDDEYTHINTRIAGTYGYMAPEYAMHGYLTDKADVYSFGVVALEIVSGKHNTMNQPKDECFSLVDWVRLLKEEGNIMDLVDERLSEDFKKEEAMIMINVALLCTTVSPMHRPTMSSVVSMLEGKSVVQEVVFDTSQVFEGKKQKMIQQNEKNDTSKTETTEEESILIDSTAEYMSDANLHSTNMDSPYTSFNTL, translated from the exons ATGAGCATCAATTTCCCTCTAATACTCCATATTTTGCTTCTTGCCTTTTCTTTGATATCTTCATTTACAAGTGCAGCTACTCTCTTACAAGAAGaag TACAAGTTATGAAAGAGATAGCTAAGACACTTGGGAAGAAGGATTGGGACTTCAGCAAAGATCCATGTAGTGGAGAAAGTAACTGGACATCTTCTGTGCAAGTCGGTGGATCTGAAAATGCTGTGACTTGCAATTGTTCTTTTGCCAATGCAACTATCTGCCATATTGTTAGCAT TGTTCTCAAGTCACAAAATCTTTCTGGCACACTTCCAAGGGAATTTGTCAAATTACCTTACCTCCAACAAAT TGATCTCGCAAACAACTACCTTAATGGTACAATTCCACCACAATGGGATTCCATGATCAATCTTGTCAACAT TTCACTGTTAGGAAATCGATTAACAGGTCCAATCCCAAAAGAGCTTGGAAAAATCACCACCCTGAGAAAGCT GATCTTGAAGTTCAATCAATTATCTGGAAATCTTCCTCCAGAGCTTGGGAATCTTCACCAGCTTGAAAGACT TCGACTTTGCGATAACCAATTCTCTGGTCCTATACCTGATTTCATTCAGAGCTGGACAAGTCTTGAGAGGCT GGTGATGCAAGGGAGTGGTTTGAGTGGTCCAATTCCTTCTGAAATTTCATATCTAAAAAGCCTCACTGATTT GAGAATAAGTGACTTGAACGGATCAGAGTCTACTTTTCCACAGCTTCTTAACTTGACAAATCTGCAAACATT AGTGCTGAGGAGTTGCAATCTTATAGGAAGAGTACCTGAATATCTCGGAACTATTACCAATTTAAAATCATT AGACCTCAGTTTTAACAAATTAAGTGGACCGATTCCAAACACCTTGGGTGGCCTCAAGAACACAAATTTACT ATACTTAACTGGAAACCTTTTTACTGGACCACTTCCAAATTGGATTGCTAGACCAGACTACAC AGATCTTTCATATAACAATTTGAGCATTGAAAATCCAGAGCAGTTGACATGTCAACAAGGAACTGT TAACTTGTTTGCATCATCTTCAAAGAGAAGTAACAT AGGAACGGTTTCGTGTTTGGGGAACAATAGCTGTCCTAAAA ATCAGTACTCTCTCCGTATAAATTGTGGTGGTAAGCTCACAACTTCTAATGAAAGCTTGACATATGATGATGATTCAAATGAAGTTGGACCTGCAAGCTTTCGGCAAACAGCATCAAATTGGGCACTTAGCAATACTGGTCACttctttgataaaaataatagcCTTGTGGACTACTCTACCTGGTCTAATAAAACTAATCTTGCAATGGAAAATTCCGAGCTGTATATGGATGCACGGGTTTCTCCTCTTTCTCTAACTTATTATGGATTTTGCCTGGGAAATGGAAACTACACAGTAAATCTCCATTTTGCGGAGATAATGTTCACGGATGATCAAACATATAACAGCCTTGGAAGGCGTATATTTGACATCTATATTCAG AATAAGTTAGTGCTGAAGGATTTCAATATTGCAAAAGAAGCCGGTGGAGTTGGTAAGGCAATCATAAAGAAGTTCACTGCTATTTTGACTACTAATACGTTGGTGATTCGCCTTCATTGGGCTGGGAAAGGGACAACTGGAATCCCATTTGATTCAGTTTATGGTCCTCTTATATCGGCTATATCGGTTGATCCTG ACTTTACACCCCCGGCGGAAAAGGGAAGTAGTAGCATACATGTGAGGGTTATTGTTGCAGTTGTAGTTGCTGGTATACTAGTTATATTCATGGTATTTGGTTTTGCTTGGTGGAGAACATGCCGACGACAGATAGATCCATTACAAAGAG AGCTAAAAGGTTTGGAATTCCAACCTGGGTTATTTACGTTACGACAAATCAAAGCAGCAACTAACAACTTCGATATTGAGTTTAAAATTGGAGAAGGAGGGTTTGGTCCTGTTTACAAG GGTGTTCTTTCGGATGGCACAATAGTAGCAGTTAAGCAGCTTTCTTCTAAATCAAAGCAAGGGAATCGCGAATTTATAAATGAGATTGGCTTGATTTCGGCTTTGCAACACCCTTGTCTTGTTAAGCTATATGGTTGTTGTATGGAAGGAGATCAGTTGTTGCTGATATATGAATACATGGAAAACAATAGCCTTGCTTGTGCTTTGTTTG CCAAAGAAAAAGATCAATTGAAATTGGCTTGGTCGACAAGGAAGAAAATTTGCATTGGTATTGCTAGAGGTTTGGCTTACCTTCATGAAGAGTCGAGGCTAAAGATAGTTCACAGAGACATCAAGGCAACTAATGTGTTACTCGATAAAGATCTCAATCCAAAGATATCTGATTTTGGTTTGGCCAAACTTAAAGATGACGAATACACCCACATAAACACTAGAATAGCCGGCACTTA TGGATATATGGCTCCTGAATATGCAATGCATGGTTATTTGACGGACAAAGCGGATGTTTATAGTTTTGGTGTTGTTGCCTTGGAAATAGTTAGTGGGAAGCACAACACCATGAACCAGCCTAAGGATGAATGCTTCTCTCTTGTTGATTGG GTGCGTCTCTTGAAGGAAGAAGGTAATATAATGGACCTAGTTGATGAGAGGTTGAGTGAAGATTTCAAAAAAGAGGAAGCAATGATCATGATCAATGTAGCTCTTTTATGCACTACTGTTTCTCCAATGCACAGACCAACAATGTCATCAGTGGTAAGCATGCTTGAAGGAAAATCTGTTGTTCAAGAAGTTGTTTTCGACACAAGCCaagtttttgaaggaaaaaagcAAAAGATGAttcaacaaaatgaaaaaaatgatacatctaAGACTGAGACTACTGAAGAAGAGAGTATCTTAATAGATTCAACTGCAGAATATATGTCTGATGCAAATCTACATTCTACTAACATGGATTCTCCTTATACAAGTTTCAACACTTTGTAA
- the LOC123894914 gene encoding probable leucine-rich repeat receptor-like serine/threonine-protein kinase At3g14840 isoform X1 yields MSINFPLILHILLLAFSLISSFTSAATLLQEEVQVMKEIAKTLGKKDWDFSKDPCSGESNWTSSVQVGGSENAVTCNCSFANATICHIVSIVLKSQNLSGTLPREFVKLPYLQQIDLANNYLNGTIPPQWDSMINLVNISLLGNRLTGPIPKELGKITTLRKLILKFNQLSGNLPPELGNLHQLERLVLSSNYFTGNLPATYAKLTKLKHIRLCDNQFSGPIPDFIQSWTSLERLYEPFLSSYETLRHHFFSSYTWFVKRMTLNFDRVMQGSGLSGPIPSEISYLKSLTDLRISDLNGSESTFPQLLNLTNLQTLVLRSCNLIGRVPEYLGTITNLKSLDLSFNKLSGPIPNTLGGLKNTNLLYLTGNLFTGPLPNWIARPDYTDLSYNNLSIENPEQLTCQQGTVNLFASSSKRSNIGTVSCLGNNSCPKNQYSLRINCGGKLTTSNESLTYDDDSNEVGPASFRQTASNWALSNTGHFFDKNNSLVDYSTWSNKTNLAMENSELYMDARVSPLSLTYYGFCLGNGNYTVNLHFAEIMFTDDQTYNSLGRRIFDIYIQNKLVLKDFNIAKEAGGVGKAIIKKFTAILTTNTLVIRLHWAGKGTTGIPFDSVYGPLISAISVDPDFTPPAEKGSSSIHVRVIVAVVVAGILVIFMVFGFAWWRTCRRQIDPLQRELKGLEFQPGLFTLRQIKAATNNFDIEFKIGEGGFGPVYKGVLSDGTIVAVKQLSSKSKQGNREFINEIGLISALQHPCLVKLYGCCMEGDQLLLIYEYMENNSLACALFAKEKDQLKLAWSTRKKICIGIARGLAYLHEESRLKIVHRDIKATNVLLDKDLNPKISDFGLAKLKDDEYTHINTRIAGTYGYMAPEYAMHGYLTDKADVYSFGVVALEIVSGKHNTMNQPKDECFSLVDWVRLLKEEGNIMDLVDERLSEDFKKEEAMIMINVALLCTTVSPMHRPTMSSVVSMLEGKSVVQEVVFDTSQVFEGKKQKMIQQNEKNDTSKTETTEEESILIDSTAEYMSDANLHSTNMDSPYTSFNTL; encoded by the exons ATGAGCATCAATTTCCCTCTAATACTCCATATTTTGCTTCTTGCCTTTTCTTTGATATCTTCATTTACAAGTGCAGCTACTCTCTTACAAGAAGaag TACAAGTTATGAAAGAGATAGCTAAGACACTTGGGAAGAAGGATTGGGACTTCAGCAAAGATCCATGTAGTGGAGAAAGTAACTGGACATCTTCTGTGCAAGTCGGTGGATCTGAAAATGCTGTGACTTGCAATTGTTCTTTTGCCAATGCAACTATCTGCCATATTGTTAGCAT TGTTCTCAAGTCACAAAATCTTTCTGGCACACTTCCAAGGGAATTTGTCAAATTACCTTACCTCCAACAAAT TGATCTCGCAAACAACTACCTTAATGGTACAATTCCACCACAATGGGATTCCATGATCAATCTTGTCAACAT TTCACTGTTAGGAAATCGATTAACAGGTCCAATCCCAAAAGAGCTTGGAAAAATCACCACCCTGAGAAAGCT GATCTTGAAGTTCAATCAATTATCTGGAAATCTTCCTCCAGAGCTTGGGAATCTTCACCAGCTTGAAAGACT GGTTCTTTCGTCAAACTATTTTACTGGAAATTTACCTGCAACATATGCTAAGCTCACTAAACTGAAGCACAT TCGACTTTGCGATAACCAATTCTCTGGTCCTATACCTGATTTCATTCAGAGCTGGACAAGTCTTGAGAGGCTGTATGAaccttttctttcttcttatgAAACTCTAAggcatcattttttttcttcatataccTGGTTTGTCAAAAGAATGACTTTAAATTTCGACAGGGTGATGCAAGGGAGTGGTTTGAGTGGTCCAATTCCTTCTGAAATTTCATATCTAAAAAGCCTCACTGATTT GAGAATAAGTGACTTGAACGGATCAGAGTCTACTTTTCCACAGCTTCTTAACTTGACAAATCTGCAAACATT AGTGCTGAGGAGTTGCAATCTTATAGGAAGAGTACCTGAATATCTCGGAACTATTACCAATTTAAAATCATT AGACCTCAGTTTTAACAAATTAAGTGGACCGATTCCAAACACCTTGGGTGGCCTCAAGAACACAAATTTACT ATACTTAACTGGAAACCTTTTTACTGGACCACTTCCAAATTGGATTGCTAGACCAGACTACAC AGATCTTTCATATAACAATTTGAGCATTGAAAATCCAGAGCAGTTGACATGTCAACAAGGAACTGT TAACTTGTTTGCATCATCTTCAAAGAGAAGTAACAT AGGAACGGTTTCGTGTTTGGGGAACAATAGCTGTCCTAAAA ATCAGTACTCTCTCCGTATAAATTGTGGTGGTAAGCTCACAACTTCTAATGAAAGCTTGACATATGATGATGATTCAAATGAAGTTGGACCTGCAAGCTTTCGGCAAACAGCATCAAATTGGGCACTTAGCAATACTGGTCACttctttgataaaaataatagcCTTGTGGACTACTCTACCTGGTCTAATAAAACTAATCTTGCAATGGAAAATTCCGAGCTGTATATGGATGCACGGGTTTCTCCTCTTTCTCTAACTTATTATGGATTTTGCCTGGGAAATGGAAACTACACAGTAAATCTCCATTTTGCGGAGATAATGTTCACGGATGATCAAACATATAACAGCCTTGGAAGGCGTATATTTGACATCTATATTCAG AATAAGTTAGTGCTGAAGGATTTCAATATTGCAAAAGAAGCCGGTGGAGTTGGTAAGGCAATCATAAAGAAGTTCACTGCTATTTTGACTACTAATACGTTGGTGATTCGCCTTCATTGGGCTGGGAAAGGGACAACTGGAATCCCATTTGATTCAGTTTATGGTCCTCTTATATCGGCTATATCGGTTGATCCTG ACTTTACACCCCCGGCGGAAAAGGGAAGTAGTAGCATACATGTGAGGGTTATTGTTGCAGTTGTAGTTGCTGGTATACTAGTTATATTCATGGTATTTGGTTTTGCTTGGTGGAGAACATGCCGACGACAGATAGATCCATTACAAAGAG AGCTAAAAGGTTTGGAATTCCAACCTGGGTTATTTACGTTACGACAAATCAAAGCAGCAACTAACAACTTCGATATTGAGTTTAAAATTGGAGAAGGAGGGTTTGGTCCTGTTTACAAG GGTGTTCTTTCGGATGGCACAATAGTAGCAGTTAAGCAGCTTTCTTCTAAATCAAAGCAAGGGAATCGCGAATTTATAAATGAGATTGGCTTGATTTCGGCTTTGCAACACCCTTGTCTTGTTAAGCTATATGGTTGTTGTATGGAAGGAGATCAGTTGTTGCTGATATATGAATACATGGAAAACAATAGCCTTGCTTGTGCTTTGTTTG CCAAAGAAAAAGATCAATTGAAATTGGCTTGGTCGACAAGGAAGAAAATTTGCATTGGTATTGCTAGAGGTTTGGCTTACCTTCATGAAGAGTCGAGGCTAAAGATAGTTCACAGAGACATCAAGGCAACTAATGTGTTACTCGATAAAGATCTCAATCCAAAGATATCTGATTTTGGTTTGGCCAAACTTAAAGATGACGAATACACCCACATAAACACTAGAATAGCCGGCACTTA TGGATATATGGCTCCTGAATATGCAATGCATGGTTATTTGACGGACAAAGCGGATGTTTATAGTTTTGGTGTTGTTGCCTTGGAAATAGTTAGTGGGAAGCACAACACCATGAACCAGCCTAAGGATGAATGCTTCTCTCTTGTTGATTGG GTGCGTCTCTTGAAGGAAGAAGGTAATATAATGGACCTAGTTGATGAGAGGTTGAGTGAAGATTTCAAAAAAGAGGAAGCAATGATCATGATCAATGTAGCTCTTTTATGCACTACTGTTTCTCCAATGCACAGACCAACAATGTCATCAGTGGTAAGCATGCTTGAAGGAAAATCTGTTGTTCAAGAAGTTGTTTTCGACACAAGCCaagtttttgaaggaaaaaagcAAAAGATGAttcaacaaaatgaaaaaaatgatacatctaAGACTGAGACTACTGAAGAAGAGAGTATCTTAATAGATTCAACTGCAGAATATATGTCTGATGCAAATCTACATTCTACTAACATGGATTCTCCTTATACAAGTTTCAACACTTTGTAA
- the LOC123894914 gene encoding probable leucine-rich repeat receptor-like serine/threonine-protein kinase At3g14840 isoform X4, with product MSINFPLILHILLLAFSLISSFTSAATLLQEEVQVMKEIAKTLGKKDWDFSKDPCSGESNWTSSVQVGGSENAVTCNCSFANATICHIVSIVLKSQNLSGTLPREFVKLPYLQQIDLANNYLNGTIPPQWDSMINLVNISLLGNRLTGPIPKELGKITTLRKLILKFNQLSGNLPPELGNLHQLERLVLSSNYFTGNLPATYAKLTKLKHIRLCDNQFSGPIPDFIQSWTSLERLVMQGSGLSGPIPSEISYLKSLTDLRISDLNGSESTFPQLLNLTNLQTLVLRSCNLIGRVPEYLGTITNLKSLDLSFNKLSGPIPNTLGGLKNTNLLYLTGNLFTGPLPNWIARPDYTDLSYNNLSIENPEQLTCQQGTVNLFASSSKRSNIGTVSCLGNNSCPKNQYSLRINCGGKLTTSNESLTYDDDSNEVGPASFRQTASNWALSNTGHFFDKNNSLVDYSTWSNKTNLAMENSELYMDARVSPLSLTYYGFCLGNGNYTVNLHFAEIMFTDDQTYNSLGRRIFDIYIQNKLVLKDFNIAKEAGGVGKAIIKKFTAILTTNTLVIRLHWAGKGTTGIPFDSVYGPLISAISVDPDFTPPAEKGSSSIHVRVIVAVVVAGILVIFMVFGFAWWRTCRRQIDPLQRELKGLEFQPGLFTLRQIKAATNNFDIEFKIGEGGFGPVYKGVLSDGTIVAVKQLSSKSKQGNREFINEIGLISALQHPCLVKLYGCCMEGDQLLLIYEYMENNSLACALFAKEKDQLKLAWSTRKKICIGIARGLAYLHEESRLKIVHRDIKATNVLLDKDLNPKISDFGLAKLKDDEYTHINTRIAGTYGYMAPEYAMHGYLTDKADVYSFGVVALEIVSGKHNTMNQPKDECFSLVDWVRLLKEEGNIMDLVDERLSEDFKKEEAMIMINVALLCTTVSPMHRPTMSSVVSMLEGKSVVQEVVFDTSQVFEGKKQKMIQQNEKNDTSKTETTEEESILIDSTAEYMSDANLHSTNMDSPYTSFNTL from the exons ATGAGCATCAATTTCCCTCTAATACTCCATATTTTGCTTCTTGCCTTTTCTTTGATATCTTCATTTACAAGTGCAGCTACTCTCTTACAAGAAGaag TACAAGTTATGAAAGAGATAGCTAAGACACTTGGGAAGAAGGATTGGGACTTCAGCAAAGATCCATGTAGTGGAGAAAGTAACTGGACATCTTCTGTGCAAGTCGGTGGATCTGAAAATGCTGTGACTTGCAATTGTTCTTTTGCCAATGCAACTATCTGCCATATTGTTAGCAT TGTTCTCAAGTCACAAAATCTTTCTGGCACACTTCCAAGGGAATTTGTCAAATTACCTTACCTCCAACAAAT TGATCTCGCAAACAACTACCTTAATGGTACAATTCCACCACAATGGGATTCCATGATCAATCTTGTCAACAT TTCACTGTTAGGAAATCGATTAACAGGTCCAATCCCAAAAGAGCTTGGAAAAATCACCACCCTGAGAAAGCT GATCTTGAAGTTCAATCAATTATCTGGAAATCTTCCTCCAGAGCTTGGGAATCTTCACCAGCTTGAAAGACT GGTTCTTTCGTCAAACTATTTTACTGGAAATTTACCTGCAACATATGCTAAGCTCACTAAACTGAAGCACAT TCGACTTTGCGATAACCAATTCTCTGGTCCTATACCTGATTTCATTCAGAGCTGGACAAGTCTTGAGAGGCT GGTGATGCAAGGGAGTGGTTTGAGTGGTCCAATTCCTTCTGAAATTTCATATCTAAAAAGCCTCACTGATTT GAGAATAAGTGACTTGAACGGATCAGAGTCTACTTTTCCACAGCTTCTTAACTTGACAAATCTGCAAACATT AGTGCTGAGGAGTTGCAATCTTATAGGAAGAGTACCTGAATATCTCGGAACTATTACCAATTTAAAATCATT AGACCTCAGTTTTAACAAATTAAGTGGACCGATTCCAAACACCTTGGGTGGCCTCAAGAACACAAATTTACT ATACTTAACTGGAAACCTTTTTACTGGACCACTTCCAAATTGGATTGCTAGACCAGACTACAC AGATCTTTCATATAACAATTTGAGCATTGAAAATCCAGAGCAGTTGACATGTCAACAAGGAACTGT TAACTTGTTTGCATCATCTTCAAAGAGAAGTAACAT AGGAACGGTTTCGTGTTTGGGGAACAATAGCTGTCCTAAAA ATCAGTACTCTCTCCGTATAAATTGTGGTGGTAAGCTCACAACTTCTAATGAAAGCTTGACATATGATGATGATTCAAATGAAGTTGGACCTGCAAGCTTTCGGCAAACAGCATCAAATTGGGCACTTAGCAATACTGGTCACttctttgataaaaataatagcCTTGTGGACTACTCTACCTGGTCTAATAAAACTAATCTTGCAATGGAAAATTCCGAGCTGTATATGGATGCACGGGTTTCTCCTCTTTCTCTAACTTATTATGGATTTTGCCTGGGAAATGGAAACTACACAGTAAATCTCCATTTTGCGGAGATAATGTTCACGGATGATCAAACATATAACAGCCTTGGAAGGCGTATATTTGACATCTATATTCAG AATAAGTTAGTGCTGAAGGATTTCAATATTGCAAAAGAAGCCGGTGGAGTTGGTAAGGCAATCATAAAGAAGTTCACTGCTATTTTGACTACTAATACGTTGGTGATTCGCCTTCATTGGGCTGGGAAAGGGACAACTGGAATCCCATTTGATTCAGTTTATGGTCCTCTTATATCGGCTATATCGGTTGATCCTG ACTTTACACCCCCGGCGGAAAAGGGAAGTAGTAGCATACATGTGAGGGTTATTGTTGCAGTTGTAGTTGCTGGTATACTAGTTATATTCATGGTATTTGGTTTTGCTTGGTGGAGAACATGCCGACGACAGATAGATCCATTACAAAGAG AGCTAAAAGGTTTGGAATTCCAACCTGGGTTATTTACGTTACGACAAATCAAAGCAGCAACTAACAACTTCGATATTGAGTTTAAAATTGGAGAAGGAGGGTTTGGTCCTGTTTACAAG GGTGTTCTTTCGGATGGCACAATAGTAGCAGTTAAGCAGCTTTCTTCTAAATCAAAGCAAGGGAATCGCGAATTTATAAATGAGATTGGCTTGATTTCGGCTTTGCAACACCCTTGTCTTGTTAAGCTATATGGTTGTTGTATGGAAGGAGATCAGTTGTTGCTGATATATGAATACATGGAAAACAATAGCCTTGCTTGTGCTTTGTTTG CCAAAGAAAAAGATCAATTGAAATTGGCTTGGTCGACAAGGAAGAAAATTTGCATTGGTATTGCTAGAGGTTTGGCTTACCTTCATGAAGAGTCGAGGCTAAAGATAGTTCACAGAGACATCAAGGCAACTAATGTGTTACTCGATAAAGATCTCAATCCAAAGATATCTGATTTTGGTTTGGCCAAACTTAAAGATGACGAATACACCCACATAAACACTAGAATAGCCGGCACTTA TGGATATATGGCTCCTGAATATGCAATGCATGGTTATTTGACGGACAAAGCGGATGTTTATAGTTTTGGTGTTGTTGCCTTGGAAATAGTTAGTGGGAAGCACAACACCATGAACCAGCCTAAGGATGAATGCTTCTCTCTTGTTGATTGG GTGCGTCTCTTGAAGGAAGAAGGTAATATAATGGACCTAGTTGATGAGAGGTTGAGTGAAGATTTCAAAAAAGAGGAAGCAATGATCATGATCAATGTAGCTCTTTTATGCACTACTGTTTCTCCAATGCACAGACCAACAATGTCATCAGTGGTAAGCATGCTTGAAGGAAAATCTGTTGTTCAAGAAGTTGTTTTCGACACAAGCCaagtttttgaaggaaaaaagcAAAAGATGAttcaacaaaatgaaaaaaatgatacatctaAGACTGAGACTACTGAAGAAGAGAGTATCTTAATAGATTCAACTGCAGAATATATGTCTGATGCAAATCTACATTCTACTAACATGGATTCTCCTTATACAAGTTTCAACACTTTGTAA